A part of Aspergillus flavus chromosome 1, complete sequence genomic DNA contains:
- a CDS encoding lignostilbene-alpha,beta-dioxygenase, translating to MSHSNIIILFADFTMSDIRVCFPDRPQFSGFMKPCRVEGDVSQLEVYGEIPKEIDGVFYRVMPDPQLPPFIDNDPWFNGDGNVSAFRIKDGRASFRQRYVRTEKFVREREAQRALIGKYRNKFTDAVEFKVRSTANTNVVYFNGQLLALKEDSPPYAMDPVTLETKGLYDFEGQLPSLTFTAHPKFDPVTGEMVCFGYEARGDGTPDVCYYSVSPTGKFTEVVWLVAPVVAMIHDFAVTENWVVFPIIPQVCDIQRMKQGGEHWQWSPETPLYLGIMPRRDAKAGDVKWFQYKNSFPGHTANAYEDEQGHLVIDLGLSEKNVFFWWPDAQGSAPEPSSIVSQLVRFTIDPQSEKRALSKPEILQHGNSEFYRIDDRFATCPYRHCYFDLMDPQLGTDLERIGPKLGGGFPLYNAVAHFDNVTGETEVYFPGDVHLVQEPVFLPRKDSTTEGDGYILVLVNNYETMASELHLLDTRDFTRAQAKILLPVRLRQGLHGSWVDGRDLNP from the exons atGTCCCACAGCAACATCATTATTCTTTTCGCCGACTTTACCATGTCGGACATTAGAGTGTGCTTTCCTGATCGCCCCCAGTTCTCAGGGTTCATGAAGCCCTGTCGCGTGGAAGGAGATGTATCCCAATTGGAGGTTTACGGTGAGATCCCCAAGGAGATTGATGGAGTCTTCTATCGGGTAATGCCTGATCCTCAACTCCCCCCTTTCATTGACAATGATCCA TGGTTCAACGGAGATGGAAATGTCAGTGCCTTCCGCATCAAAGACGGCCGTGCGTCATTCCGGCAACGATACGTGAGAACTGAGAAGTTTGTGCGAGAGCGCGAGGCTCAACGCGCATTGATCG GCAAATACAGAAATAAGTTTACCGACGCGGTGGAGTTCAAAGTCCGCAGCACGGCCAACACTAATGTGGTCTACTTCAACGGGCAACTACTGGCTCTAAAAGAGGATTCTCCCCCTTATGCGATGGACCCTGTGACATTGGAGACCAAGGGGCTGTATGACTTCGAGGGCCAGCTGCCCAGCCTCACCTTCACTGCGCATCCAAAGTTTGACCCGGTCACCGGTGAGATGGTCTGTTTTGGATACGAAGCGCGGGGCGATGGCACCCCCGACGTGTGCTATTACAGCGTTTCACCGACTGGCAAGTTCACGGAGGTGGTCTGGCTGGTCGCGCCGGTGGTGGCGATGATTCATGACTTTGCCGTGACGGAGAACTGG GTAGTTTTCCCAATCATACCTCAGGTCTGTGATATTCAACGCATGAAACAAGGAGGCGAGCACTGGCAGTGGAGCCCCGAGACACCACTTTATTTGGGGATCATGCCCCGTCGAGACGCCAAAGCGGGAGATGTGAAG TGGTTCCAATATAAGAATTCCTTCCCCGGTCACACAGCCAACGCCTACGAGGATGAACAGGGTCACCTGGTGATTGATTTGGGCTTGAGTGAGAAGAATGTGTTCTTCTGGTGGCCGGATGCCCAGGGAAGTGCACCGGAGCCCAGTTCGATTGTCTCCCAGCTGGTTCGGTTTACCATCGATCCCCAGTCCGAGAAGCGGGCCCTCTCGAAACCCGAAATTTTGCAGCACGGCAACTCAGAGTTCTACCGAATTGATGACCGGTTTGCTACCTGTCCCTATCGCCATTGCTACTTCGACCTGATGGACCCGCAGCTAGGTACCGATCTCGAACGGATTGGGCCTAAGTTGGGAGGTGGGTTCCCGTTATATAACGCCGTGGCCCACTTTGACAACGTCACGGGGGAAACAGAAGTCTACTTCCCAGGAGACGTCCATCTGGTCCAGGAGCCAGTATTTCTCCCACGCAAGGACTCGACTACAGAGGGGGATGGGTATATTCTGGTACTGGTCAACAACTATGAGACCATGGCAAGCGAGCTGCATCTACTGGACACGCGAGACTTCACTCGCGCGCAGGCCAAGATCCTGCTTCCGGTCCGCTTGCGCCAGGGTTTACATGGAAGCTGGGTGGATGGAAGAGATCTCAACCCATAG
- a CDS encoding fumarylacetoacetate hydrolase family protein translates to MHLPWKRLIRFRALDGRILRGEPILPAENKIDLGLITEADQLQARVIQGQDIYDITGETIVTDEVVIVKQILSPLAPGDVPILRCVGLNYAKHIKEAGRKPPPFPFIFFKPNTCVHDHGKPVVIPRIAQNDQADYEGELCLIIGKDAKDVSPEHALEYVAAYTAGNDISSRKLQRDPAYAGVVPQWGFSKGFDTFAPLGPVLVAASEIPDPSQLHLKTIVDGEVRQDETVGDLLFDCKYLISYLSQGTTLQKGSVIMTGTPGGVGAGFKPPKWLVPGTQMDVQISQIGTLRNNVVYA, encoded by the exons ATGCATCTTCCTTGGAAACGCTTGATCCGCTTTCGCGCCCTCGATGGCCGCATCTTGCGCGGCGAACCCATCCTGCCCGCAGAGAACAAGATCGATCTCGGGCTGATCACCGAAGCCGATCAGCTGCAAGCCCGCGTCATCCAGGGCCAGGATATATACGATATAACGGGCGAAACCATCGTAACGGACGAGGTTGTGATCGTGAAGCAGATTCTCTCCCCGCTGGCCCCCGGCGACGTACCCATTTTACGTTGCGTGGGCCTCAACTACGCTAAGCATA TCAAGGAAGCCGGACGCAAACCGCCACCATTccccttcatcttcttcaagccCAATACCTGTGTGCATGACCACGGCAAGCCCGTCGTGATCCCGCGGATCGCACAGAACGACCAAGCGGACTATGAGGGCGAATTG TGTCTCATCATTGGGAAGGACGCTAAGGATGTCTCCCCAGAGCACGCCCTCGAGTATGTGGCGGCGTATACGGCTGGCAACGACATCTCCTCCCGTAAGTTGCAGCGTGATCCCGCCTACGCCGGTGTCGTCCCGCAATGGGGCTTTTCCAAGGGCTTCGACACCTTTGCGCCCCTGGGTCCTGTGCTAGTCGCGGCATCAGAGATCCCCGATCCGTCGCAGTTGCATCTGAAGACTATTGTCGATGGCGAGGTGCGGCAGGATGAGACGGTGGGTGATCTGCTATTCGACTGCAAATACTTGATCTCCTATCTGTCACAGGGCACGACGTTGCAAAAGGGCAGTGTTATAATGACGGGAACACCAGGAG GTGTGGGCGCCGGTTTTAAACCCCCGAAGTGGCTGGTTCCGGGAACTCAGATGGACGTGCAAATCTCGCAGATCGGGACCTTGCGAAACAATGTTGTTTATGCGTAG
- a CDS encoding MFS transporter, with translation MQPLLPTPTQDDRDPLRWPVWLKRCAIITASLTNFITNMAGSGLSVAVPNLMREYRKSESAAVQLLTYNFLFLSIGNIFWVPLANKFGKRASLLLSMALQTGALVWCATATSFSSLLAARCVQGFAGAAGESIVPELAADIFFLHQRAAMMSIYVILISGGTAIGPLVNSLMVQYLSSTWRAFMWLCFALAVADIFLIFFLCPESNFRRPEWDLISTNGLDTTEAEKANGDNEIFFENVPPEAGYTVRQPSLADMIVPIRADRDLNFFRAMVAPLRGLTRPAVIWVVLLYGCALSPQIIFIFTMSSLLEAPPYLFSSVAVGLMEVAALIGFLLACYGGGMLSDLINDHIVRRRGYGQVRAEDRLLSLIPGMAIGPAGCVLLAFFCQNHLHWAAIAVGFGMVSFGSVYTPNIAITYLAHRHQRDAAQCLVLVNVVKNLVAFLFLYEAVEWVQSQGYLQVYLVMFALGVATIAGALPLYLFDGKQYVE, from the exons ATGcaacctctcctccccaccccGACCCAAGATGATCGAGATCCGCTGCGCTGGCCCGTCTGGCTGAAGCGCTGTGCTATCATAACGGCCTCCCTAACAAACTTTATAACCAATATGGCCGGATCAGGCCTGTCGGTCGCTGTCCCCAACTTAATGCGGGAGTATCGCAAGTCCGAGTCTGCTGCTGTGCAGTTGCTTACT TATAACTTCCTGTTTCTGAGTATCGGTAACATCTTCTGGGTGCCTCTCGCCAACAAATTCGGTAAACGCGCTTCACTGCTTCTCTCCATGGCGCTCCAGACTGGCGCACTGGTATGGTGTGCGACTGCCACGAGCTTCTCCAGTCTGCTAGCGGCGCGATGCGTGCAGGGGTTCGCAGGCGCCGCAGGCGAGAGTATCGTGCCTGAGCTTGCCGCGGATATTTTCTTCCTGCACCAGCGCGCCGCGATGATGTCCAT CTATGTGATTTTGATCTCAGGTGGTACCGCCATCGGCCCGCTAGTGAATAGTCTAATGGTACAATATCTATCGAGCACCTGGCGGGCCTTCATGTGGTTGTGCTTTGCGCTAGCGGTGGCCGATATCTTTCTGATATTCTTCCTGTGTCCCGAGTCTAACTTCCGGCGTCCAGAGTGGGATCTGATCAGTACTAACGGGCTCGACACGACAGAGGCGGAAAAGGCGAACGGCGACAACGAGATATTCTTCGAAAATGTGCCCCCAGAGGCGGGCTATACTGTGCGCCAGCCCTCCCTGGCGGATATGATCGTGCCAATCCGCGCCGACCGCGATCTCAATTTCTTTCGGGCCATGGTAGCGCCCCTGCGCGGACTGACCCGACCAGCCGTGATTTGGGTGGTCCTCCTCTACGGATGTGCCCTCAGCCCACAGATTATCTTCAT CTTCACTATGTCCTCCCTCCTGGAAGCGCCCCCCTACCTTTTCTCCTCCGTCGCCGTCGGCCTAATGGAGGTCGCCGCACTTATCGGCTTTCTCCTAGCCTGCTATGGCGGTGGCATGCTCTCCGACCTCATCAATGACCATATTGTGCGCCGGCGGGGCTACGGGCAGGTTCGCGCCGAGGATCGTCTTCTCTCTCTGATTCCGGGCATGGCAATTGGACCCGCAGGCTGCGTGCTACTGGCCTTTTTCTGCCAGAACCATCTACACTGGGCAGCTATCGCCGTGGGATTCGGAATGGTCTCGTTCGGGTCGGTTTACACGCCTAACATTGCCATCACCTACTTGGCGCACCGGCATCAACGGGATGCAGCGCAGTGCTTGGTGCTGGTTAACGTGGTGAAGAACCTAGTAGCTTTTCTGTTCCTGTATGAGGCGGTAGAATGGGTGCAGAGCCAGGGCTATTTACAGGTTTATCTGGTGATGTTTGCACTGGGGGTGGCAACCATCGCAGGGGCTCTGCCACTTTATCTCTTTGACGGGAAGCAGTATGTTGAGTAA